In Salmonella enterica subsp. enterica serovar Typhimurium str. LT2, a single window of DNA contains:
- the rfaP gene encoding lipopolysaccharide core biosynthesis protein (phosphorylation of core heptose; lipopolysaccharide core biosynthesis protein RFAP. (SW:RFAP_SALTY)) — protein sequence MVELKAPLTTLWRGKDAFEEVKTLQGEVFRELETRRTLRFELDGKSYFLKWHKGTSLKEIVKNLISLRMPVLGADREWHAIHRLHELGVDTMHGVGFGEKGVNPLTRTSFIITEDLTPTISLEDYCADWAVNPPDAQVKWMIIKRVATMVRKMHAGGINHRDCYICHFLLHLPFTGREEDLKISVIDLHRAQIRQHVPLRWRDKDLIGLYFSSMNIGLTQRDIFRFMREYFSLPLREILQKESGLIHQADVKAARIKERTIRKNL from the coding sequence ATGGTTGAGCTGAAAGCGCCGTTAACCACACTATGGCGCGGTAAAGATGCTTTTGAGGAAGTAAAAACGTTACAGGGCGAAGTGTTCAGAGAGCTGGAGACGCGTCGAACATTGCGGTTTGAGCTGGACGGTAAAAGCTACTTCCTGAAGTGGCATAAAGGTACTTCGCTGAAAGAAATTGTGAAGAACCTGATTTCGTTACGTATGCCTGTTCTGGGCGCTGACAGAGAATGGCACGCCATTCATCGTCTACATGAGCTGGGCGTTGATACGATGCACGGCGTTGGTTTTGGTGAAAAAGGCGTAAACCCGCTAACCAGAACATCATTTATTATCACCGAAGATTTAACGCCCACCATTAGCCTTGAAGACTACTGTGCTGACTGGGCTGTTAATCCACCGGACGCGCAGGTGAAGTGGATGATCATTAAGCGTGTTGCGACTATGGTACGTAAAATGCACGCCGGGGGAATTAACCATCGCGACTGTTATATTTGCCACTTTCTTCTGCATTTACCTTTCACTGGTCGCGAAGAGGATTTAAAAATCTCCGTAATTGACCTGCATCGCGCGCAGATACGCCAGCACGTTCCCCTTCGCTGGCGTGACAAAGATTTAATTGGGCTTTATTTTTCTTCAATGAATATTGGCCTGACTCAGCGAGATATATTCCGGTTTATGCGTGAGTATTTCTCTCTCCCCCTGCGAGAGATTTTGCAAAAAGAATCGGGGTTGATTCATCAGGCAGATGTTAAAGCCGCTCGAATTAAAG